A window of Bacteroidota bacterium contains these coding sequences:
- a CDS encoding GMP synthase codes for MMSQSPVKVAILDLYDNHPNQGMRCIKEILEEFKLPYTIYDVRAKNEIPALDYDIFISSGGPGNPLPVHSDWEKKYFELIDSLHANNLKKDTKKKYVFFICHSFQMVMHHFRLAQITKRKSPSFGVLPVHKTHEGQNEKILKNLKEPFYIVDSRDYQIVQPNRERMQKMGASILCIEKERHHVPLERAIMCVRFDKYFIGTQFHPEADVKGMILHYQNPEKVKQTIDAYGEAKYNTMIEGLNDAEKIKKTHSEVLPSFLKACLADLS; via the coding sequence ATGATGTCTCAATCGCCGGTTAAAGTTGCTATTCTTGATTTGTACGACAATCATCCCAATCAGGGAATGCGCTGTATTAAAGAAATTTTAGAGGAATTTAAATTGCCTTACACTATTTACGATGTTCGAGCAAAAAACGAAATTCCTGCACTTGATTACGATATTTTTATTTCCTCCGGTGGTCCGGGAAACCCTTTACCGGTGCATAGCGATTGGGAAAAAAAGTATTTTGAGTTAATCGATTCCTTGCACGCCAACAATTTAAAAAAGGATACTAAGAAGAAATATGTGTTTTTTATTTGCCATTCCTTTCAAATGGTAATGCATCATTTTAGGTTGGCACAAATTACCAAACGAAAATCGCCTTCTTTTGGAGTGCTTCCGGTGCATAAAACGCACGAAGGTCAAAATGAAAAAATACTAAAAAATTTAAAGGAACCATTTTATATTGTCGACAGCCGCGATTATCAAATTGTGCAGCCCAATCGCGAACGGATGCAAAAAATGGGTGCAAGTATTCTTTGTATCGAAAAAGAAAGACACCATGTGCCTTTGGAAAGAGCCATTATGTGTGTGCGCTTTGATAAATATTTTATTGGAACTCAGTTTCATCCCGAAGCTGACGTAAAAGGTATGATATTACATTATCAAAATCCTGAAAAAGTAAAGCAAACCATTGACGCTTACGGAGAAGCAAAATACAATACCATGATTGAAGGTTTAAACGATGCTGAAAAAATTAAGAAAACGCACAGCGAAGTACTACCTTCTTTTTTGAAAGCTTGCCTTGCCGATTTAAGCTAA
- a CDS encoding carboxylate-amine ligase: MPEFTLGIEEEFQIIDPQTRDLSMRQHHIVERGKAILADNVKAEMHQSVVEVATNICKDIKEARKEVTHLRKVIAGLALNENLCIAAAGTHPFAMWQEQLITNHPRYEEIVNELQDAARSNLIFGLHVHVGIESREEAVQIMNSARYFLPHIFALSTNSPFWEGRNTGYHSFRTKVFDKFPRTGIPELFRSIAEYDNYINLLVKTNCIDNGKKIWWDMRVHPFFSTVEFRVCDVPLRVDETIALAAVMQALIAKLHKLMKANLDFRTYSRALINENKWRAARYGINGKMIDFGKQEEVETHALIIELLAFIDDVVDGLGSRKEIEYIFQMLKNGTGADRQLAVYKKTNDLKQVVDYMIAESNAGLF; encoded by the coding sequence ATGCCCGAATTTACACTTGGTATAGAGGAAGAATTTCAAATTATTGATCCCCAAACGCGCGACTTAAGTATGCGTCAGCACCACATTGTGGAGCGAGGGAAAGCAATATTGGCCGATAATGTAAAAGCTGAAATGCACCAGTCGGTGGTGGAGGTAGCAACCAATATTTGCAAAGATATTAAGGAAGCGCGAAAAGAAGTTACACATCTTCGAAAAGTAATTGCAGGCCTAGCATTAAACGAAAACTTGTGCATCGCCGCTGCCGGAACGCATCCCTTTGCAATGTGGCAGGAACAGCTCATCACCAATCATCCCCGATACGAAGAAATTGTAAATGAATTACAGGATGCGGCGCGCTCCAATTTAATTTTTGGATTGCACGTACATGTAGGTATTGAATCCAGAGAAGAAGCGGTTCAAATTATGAATTCGGCCCGTTATTTTTTACCACACATTTTTGCATTAAGTACCAATTCTCCCTTTTGGGAAGGCAGAAATACCGGCTATCATTCTTTTCGTACCAAAGTATTCGATAAATTTCCAAGAACCGGAATTCCTGAACTTTTTCGCAGCATTGCCGAATACGATAATTACATTAATCTTTTGGTAAAAACCAATTGCATCGACAATGGAAAAAAAATATGGTGGGACATGCGCGTTCACCCTTTCTTTAGTACAGTGGAGTTTCGTGTTTGTGATGTTCCTTTGCGCGTGGATGAAACAATTGCATTGGCAGCGGTGATGCAAGCATTGATTGCAAAACTGCATAAATTAATGAAAGCCAATTTGGATTTTAGAACCTACTCACGTGCGCTTATCAACGAAAATAAATGGCGGGCTGCGCGCTACGGCATCAATGGCAAAATGATTGATTTTGGGAAGCAGGAAGAAGTGGAAACACATGCCTTAATTATTGAATTGCTCGCATTTATTGACGATGTGGTGGATGGATTAGGAAGCAGAAAGGAAATTGAATATATTTTTCAAATGCTTAAAAACGGCACCGGTGCTGACCGTCAGTTAGCCGTGTATAAAAAAACCAACGACCTAAAACAAGTGGTGGATTATATGATCGCCGAATCAAACGCTGGATTGTTTTAA
- a CDS encoding esterase family protein, protein MKEQYFKWHNKHMNKEMEMLVFGEKGYPVIIYPTSMGSYTQNKDFNLIDAVEWFVNSGLIKVYTPSSIDNDSWYNKKIHPRERVLNHILYEQAILEDVVQRAMHETGSNKVAMAGCSFGAYHATNFAFRHPELVGYLINMGGAFDIKMQLDGYYDDNCYYNNPPDYIPGLENPSLYEMGIIFGTGEHDSCLDKNQRMSNILVQKGIPHWLDVRPGANHDWPVWREMLPTYISQLNLGK, encoded by the coding sequence ATGAAAGAACAGTATTTTAAATGGCATAACAAGCACATGAACAAAGAAATGGAGATGCTTGTATTTGGCGAGAAGGGTTATCCTGTTATTATTTATCCCACTTCGATGGGAAGCTACACACAAAACAAGGATTTTAATTTAATTGACGCGGTAGAGTGGTTTGTAAACAGTGGGTTGATAAAAGTGTATACACCATCTAGTATTGATAACGACAGTTGGTACAACAAAAAAATTCATCCCCGCGAAAGGGTATTAAACCACATACTTTATGAACAAGCAATTTTGGAAGATGTGGTGCAGCGCGCCATGCACGAAACAGGTTCGAATAAAGTAGCCATGGCTGGATGCAGTTTTGGTGCTTACCATGCCACAAATTTTGCTTTTAGGCATCCCGAATTAGTGGGATATTTAATTAATATGGGTGGAGCTTTCGATATTAAGATGCAATTGGATGGCTATTACGACGACAATTGTTATTACAACAATCCACCCGATTATATTCCCGGTCTCGAAAACCCTTCCTTGTATGAAATGGGAATTATTTTTGGAACCGGTGAGCACGATTCCTGCTTAGATAAAAATCAACGTATGAGCAACATTTTGGTTCAGAAAGGTATTCCGCATTGGCTGGATGTGCGACCGGGTGCGAATCACGATTGGCCGGTGTGGAGAGAAATGCTGCCAACTTATATTTCGCAATTGAATTTAGGGAAGTGA
- a CDS encoding class I SAM-dependent RNA methyltransferase, giving the protein MLAKTLAGLEDILVGELEALGAKEIEKANRAVAFEGDLKLLYQANYMCRTALRVLLPIQTFRVRNQEELYSEIQRIDWSKYMKHTDTLAIDSVANANDAFTNTMFVSMKVKDAIADQFRNAFGARPSVDTDNPTLRVNIHIFKQDCTVSLDSSGSSLHKRGYRLDSNKAPLNEVLGAGLVLLSGWDKESNFVDPMCGSGTLLTEACMYAKNIPPGYFRKEFSFQKWQGDFGFDKDLWNDIVAEAKRNIVPLKAKIYGSDSAKSSVFIAKDNLKSAGVREDITIQNQLFQDTSAPEGGGVVIMNPPYGERMDKDDVTVLYKSIGDTLKSKYQGYDAWIISSNREAVNSIGLKASRRIVIYNGPLECRFLKYEMYRGTKKIRPEPIVPGDAM; this is encoded by the coding sequence ATGCTGGCCAAAACCTTGGCGGGATTGGAAGATATATTAGTAGGAGAATTAGAAGCCTTAGGAGCAAAAGAAATTGAGAAAGCAAATAGGGCCGTTGCTTTTGAAGGCGATTTAAAACTCTTGTATCAGGCCAACTATATGTGTCGAACTGCCCTTCGCGTGTTGCTTCCCATTCAAACTTTTCGGGTGCGTAACCAGGAAGAATTGTATTCCGAAATTCAACGCATTGATTGGAGCAAGTACATGAAACATACCGACACGCTTGCCATTGATAGCGTTGCCAATGCCAACGATGCCTTTACCAACACCATGTTTGTGAGCATGAAAGTGAAAGATGCCATTGCCGATCAATTTCGAAATGCTTTTGGCGCGCGCCCTTCGGTAGATACCGATAATCCAACACTCCGCGTAAACATTCACATTTTTAAACAAGATTGTACAGTAAGTTTGGATAGCTCCGGCAGCTCTTTGCACAAACGCGGCTACCGTTTAGATAGCAATAAAGCTCCCTTGAATGAAGTATTGGGTGCCGGCTTGGTACTTCTGAGCGGTTGGGACAAAGAAAGCAATTTTGTGGACCCCATGTGTGGCTCCGGAACCTTATTAACAGAGGCTTGCATGTACGCTAAAAATATTCCACCGGGTTATTTCCGTAAGGAATTTAGTTTTCAAAAATGGCAAGGTGATTTTGGTTTTGATAAAGATTTATGGAATGATATTGTGGCAGAAGCCAAACGAAATATTGTTCCACTTAAAGCAAAAATTTATGGTTCTGATAGTGCTAAATCAAGCGTATTTATTGCAAAAGATAATTTAAAATCGGCAGGTGTGCGCGAAGACATCACCATCCAAAATCAATTGTTTCAAGATACTAGTGCTCCCGAAGGAGGTGGGGTTGTAATTATGAATCCTCCTTACGGAGAACGCATGGATAAAGATGATGTAACCGTTTTGTACAAAAGTATCGGTGACACTTTAAAATCAAAATACCAAGGCTATGATGCCTGGATAATTTCGAGTAATCGGGAAGCGGTAAATTCAATTGGATTAAAAGCCTCGCGAAGAATAGTGATATACAATGGGCCTTTGGAATGTCGCTTTTTAAAGTATGAAATGTATCGTGGTACTAAGAAAATAAGGCCTGAACCTATTGTACCTGGCGACGCGATGTAA
- a CDS encoding saccharopine dehydrogenase NADP-binding domain-containing protein encodes MQSIFVIGAGRSSSSLISYLLTHASFENWRVKVGDVSLELAQQKIAGHEKGEAIAFDMNDEAQRHKEIQGADLVISMLPANLHGKVAQDCVRFKKNLVTASYVSDEMKTLDEAAKEAGILLLNEIGLDPGIDHLSAMKIIDAAKAAGEEITLFKSYCGGLVAPESNDNPWGYKFSWNPRNVILAGQATAQYKENGEYKYIPYNRLFTQTESITVEGIGSFDGYANRDSLSYRAPYGIENIPTILRGTLRMTGYCKAWNVFVKLGLTDDTYKIERANEMTYRALIESYLPFGKKSTKEKLIEFMGADFDAAVLEKLEWLGIFDETKIELPNGTPAQILQHLLENKWLLKPDDKDMIVMQHQFETRNTSARKVRKIYSTLVVKGDDNVHTAMAKTVGLPMAIAARKILKGEIKLTGVRIPVMKEIYEPVLQELQELGIRFGKEASKG; translated from the coding sequence ATGCAAAGCATATTTGTGATTGGTGCGGGGCGCTCTTCGTCTTCCTTAATTTCTTATTTATTGACGCATGCAAGCTTCGAAAACTGGCGAGTAAAAGTGGGAGATGTTTCCTTGGAATTAGCACAACAAAAAATTGCAGGGCATGAAAAGGGCGAAGCCATTGCATTTGACATGAATGATGAAGCACAACGCCATAAGGAAATTCAAGGTGCCGATTTGGTGATTAGCATGTTGCCGGCCAACTTGCATGGAAAAGTAGCGCAGGATTGTGTCCGTTTTAAAAAGAATTTGGTGACTGCTTCTTATGTTTCTGATGAGATGAAAACTTTAGATGAAGCAGCTAAAGAAGCTGGTATTTTATTGCTTAATGAAATTGGCTTGGATCCGGGTATTGATCACTTATCAGCCATGAAAATTATTGATGCTGCAAAAGCAGCAGGAGAGGAGATCACTTTGTTTAAATCGTATTGTGGTGGTTTGGTTGCTCCCGAAAGCAACGACAATCCTTGGGGATATAAATTTTCATGGAATCCACGCAATGTAATATTGGCGGGACAAGCAACTGCTCAATACAAAGAAAATGGGGAGTACAAATACATACCTTACAATCGTTTATTTACACAAACTGAATCAATCACTGTGGAAGGCATTGGCAGTTTTGATGGTTATGCAAATCGCGATTCCTTATCGTATCGTGCTCCATATGGAATTGAAAATATTCCTACCATTCTTCGTGGAACCTTGCGCATGACGGGCTATTGCAAAGCATGGAATGTGTTTGTGAAATTGGGATTAACCGACGATACCTATAAAATTGAGCGCGCCAACGAAATGACCTATCGCGCATTAATTGAGTCGTATTTGCCTTTCGGGAAAAAATCGACCAAAGAAAAATTGATTGAATTTATGGGTGCTGATTTTGATGCTGCTGTGCTTGAAAAGCTGGAATGGCTTGGGATATTTGACGAAACAAAAATTGAATTGCCCAATGGAACCCCTGCGCAAATCTTACAGCATTTGCTCGAAAATAAATGGTTGCTTAAACCTGATGATAAGGATATGATAGTGATGCAACATCAATTTGAAACCCGGAATACTTCCGCCCGAAAGGTAAGAAAAATTTATTCCACACTGGTTGTAAAAGGTGATGACAATGTGCATACTGCAATGGCAAAAACTGTGGGCTTGCCCATGGCCATTGCCGCACGAAAAATTTTGAAAGGAGAAATTAAACTCACTGGTGTTCGCATTCCGGTAATGAAAGAAATTTATGAGCCGGTGTTGCAAGAGTTGCAAGAGCTTGGGATTCGGTTTGGAAAGGAGGCTAGTAAGGGTTAA
- a CDS encoding peptide MFS transporter, whose translation MNQTNQTGHPRGLYLLFFTEMWERFSYYGMRAIFILFLTKALIMTSAEASNVYGSFTGLVYLTPLLGGYISDKFWGNRRSILIGGLLMAVGQFLLYLSGSAVTEGVQSASSLSLLWGGLTFLIIGNGFFKPNISTMVGQLYPKNDSRIDGAFTIFYMGINMGAFFSPFICGGLGDTGNVADFKYGFLAAAIGMIISTISFELLKNKHLKDPEGNPLGMPKAAMDVKTYGVILGSIALIFGLLNYQNIMNFIFGAAAVADVNSTAHMIASIDLIGYLIYGSIVIMPLVILTDKSLIKDECERIIVVFILAFFVVFFWACFEQAGASLTLFADAQVDRAIVMNISKFVILGSLSLLMYFLAKAFGWFFEWTKKTVMLLQAIFIGLLVILTFTGYINDFHMNEFPASWFQSVNPLAIIILAPVFTIIWGKLANINMEPSSPLKMAMGLGLVALGYVIIAFAVHGVDPSTKIAMFWLFALYIVHTMGELCLSPIGLSMVSKLAPLRLSSLLMGTWFLANAAANKFAGTLSALIPPGAGEAPAEAGAKIPSFLGVEISNLFVFFCVFIVLSGAGSLILVAIYKRLIKMMHGVN comes from the coding sequence ATGAATCAAACCAATCAAACAGGACATCCAAGAGGCTTGTATTTATTGTTCTTTACTGAAATGTGGGAACGTTTCAGCTACTATGGTATGCGGGCCATTTTTATATTATTTCTAACAAAGGCTTTAATAATGACGTCTGCCGAAGCTTCCAACGTTTATGGCAGTTTTACCGGATTGGTTTACCTCACACCCTTGCTGGGAGGCTATATTTCTGATAAATTTTGGGGAAATCGAAGAAGTATTTTAATTGGTGGCTTATTAATGGCAGTTGGACAATTCCTACTTTATTTAAGCGGAAGTGCCGTTACTGAAGGGGTGCAAAGTGCCTCTTCTCTATCATTGCTTTGGGGCGGGTTAACTTTTCTAATCATTGGTAATGGTTTTTTTAAGCCAAACATTTCAACCATGGTTGGACAGTTGTATCCTAAAAACGATTCAAGAATTGATGGTGCATTTACCATTTTTTACATGGGAATAAATATGGGAGCTTTCTTTTCTCCGTTTATTTGTGGAGGGTTGGGAGATACAGGAAATGTTGCCGATTTTAAATATGGATTTCTGGCTGCAGCCATTGGAATGATCATAAGTACAATTTCTTTTGAATTATTAAAAAACAAACATCTTAAAGATCCTGAAGGAAATCCACTTGGAATGCCTAAAGCAGCTATGGATGTTAAAACATATGGTGTTATTCTTGGCTCCATTGCACTCATATTTGGCTTGTTGAATTATCAAAATATTATGAATTTTATTTTTGGTGCGGCTGCAGTTGCCGATGTAAATTCAACTGCGCACATGATTGCAAGTATTGATTTAATTGGCTATTTAATTTATGGTTCAATTGTGATAATGCCCCTTGTAATTCTTACCGATAAATCACTAATCAAAGATGAATGTGAGCGCATAATAGTAGTTTTTATTCTGGCATTTTTTGTTGTTTTTTTCTGGGCTTGCTTTGAACAAGCAGGTGCATCCCTTACATTGTTTGCTGATGCGCAGGTAGATCGAGCCATTGTAATGAACATCAGTAAATTTGTAATATTAGGAAGTCTTAGCTTATTAATGTATTTCCTTGCAAAAGCTTTCGGTTGGTTTTTTGAATGGACAAAAAAAACTGTTATGTTACTTCAAGCTATATTTATTGGTTTGTTGGTAATCTTAACTTTTACAGGATATATTAACGACTTTCACATGAATGAATTTCCTGCTTCTTGGTTTCAATCGGTAAATCCTTTAGCAATAATTATATTAGCTCCAGTCTTTACTATCATTTGGGGTAAGCTAGCAAACATAAATATGGAACCTTCCTCACCATTAAAAATGGCAATGGGATTAGGATTGGTAGCTCTGGGCTATGTAATTATTGCATTTGCAGTTCATGGTGTAGATCCTTCAACCAAAATTGCGATGTTTTGGTTATTTGCTTTATACATTGTGCATACCATGGGAGAACTTTGCTTATCTCCAATTGGGCTAAGTATGGTTAGTAAACTGGCTCCATTACGCCTCTCTTCATTGCTTATGGGTACCTGGTTTTTGGCCAATGCTGCAGCAAACAAATTTGCAGGTACATTAAGTGCATTGATACCTCCGGGAGCGGGTGAAGCACCAGCAGAAGCGGGCGCAAAAATTCCAAGCTTTTTAGGGGTCGAAATTTCGAACCTTTTTGTATTCTTTTGTGTATTTATTGTGTTAAGCGGTGCAGGATCATTAATTTTAGTGGCTATTTATAAGCGATTAATAAAAATGATGCACGGTGTGAATTAA
- a CDS encoding class II glutamine amidotransferase translates to MCRMIAKASIAPSSILEEMLTCPHSLKQLSTQGRLPDNPKERGNHNDGCGLAFAIENKIELHKRNRQEAWNASYIETVKSATSNLFIAHNRLTSAGLETRVEGSHPFAIQAQGIEYCFSHNGTIYDFVEEAKRRNTSDSYLFLENLISQTASNASSEIIKRLTNLMHKCEYSSLIGLLMSPKNLLVWRIFNETDKALQSDYELYYTMYFKLKKDAIVFASEPLDDESWTLLPNKSLLSIEPYIEKLNIQYHVLS, encoded by the coding sequence ATGTGCCGAATGATTGCCAAGGCCAGCATTGCGCCTAGTTCCATACTCGAAGAAATGCTTACTTGCCCCCATTCCCTTAAACAACTTTCAACACAAGGTCGTTTACCGGATAATCCAAAAGAACGCGGAAATCATAACGACGGTTGCGGACTTGCATTTGCTATCGAAAATAAGATTGAACTTCATAAACGAAACCGACAAGAAGCATGGAATGCGAGTTACATTGAAACCGTAAAATCCGCCACCTCAAATTTATTTATTGCACACAACCGACTTACCTCTGCAGGACTGGAAACGCGTGTAGAAGGCTCTCACCCTTTTGCCATTCAGGCACAAGGCATTGAGTATTGCTTTTCACACAATGGAACCATTTATGATTTTGTGGAAGAAGCAAAGCGAAGAAACACCTCTGACTCCTATTTATTTCTCGAAAATTTAATTTCACAAACAGCCTCCAATGCGTCGTCAGAAATAATTAAACGGCTCACTAATTTAATGCACAAGTGTGAATATAGTTCCTTGATTGGACTTTTAATGAGCCCAAAAAATTTATTGGTGTGGCGCATTTTTAATGAAACAGACAAAGCGCTTCAAAGTGACTATGAACTTTATTATACAATGTATTTCAAATTAAAAAAAGATGCAATCGTGTTTGCTTCCGAACCACTCGATGATGAATCATGGACATTACTGCCCAATAAAAGTTTGTTGAGTATTGAACCGTACATTGAAAAACTAAACATTCAATACCATGTGCTTTCCTAA
- a CDS encoding MBL fold metallo-hydrolase translates to MLIIISILFVFILLLLVGFIFMQQSQFGKMASGAQMEAIQKSPNFKNGKFQNLNFTPDLTEGATYSSVLKEFILKRSKRITPKQELPTFKTNLFELAITENVLIWMGHSTYFLQVEGKRILVDPVLSGSASPIRATTRSFKGTDIYRAEDIPPIDYLFISHDHWDHLDHKTVVALKPKIKKIITGLGTGAHIKHWGFSEEIIYEKDWNETLLLEDGFEIQTCPARHFSGRGFVRNRAIWLSFVLKTPKRKLFLGGDSGYDTHFKSIGKQHGPFDLAILECGQYNKNWKYIHMMPEELLLAAEELKAQKLLPVHWAKFALAQHDWDEPIIRVKAEAMRQNFPLLHPRIGEIINFDEPHQTFDEWWKNIT, encoded by the coding sequence ATGCTAATTATAATTTCGATTCTATTTGTATTCATCCTTCTACTATTAGTTGGATTTATTTTTATGCAACAATCCCAATTTGGAAAAATGGCTAGCGGTGCGCAAATGGAAGCCATTCAAAAATCACCCAATTTTAAAAACGGTAAATTCCAAAACCTAAACTTCACTCCCGATCTTACCGAGGGCGCTACGTATAGCAGTGTGCTTAAAGAATTTATTTTAAAACGCAGTAAAAGAATTACGCCCAAACAAGAATTGCCTACTTTTAAAACTAACTTATTTGAGTTAGCTATTACCGAAAATGTACTGATTTGGATGGGTCACTCCACTTATTTTTTGCAGGTGGAAGGAAAGCGAATTTTAGTAGATCCGGTGCTGAGCGGAAGTGCATCTCCCATACGTGCTACCACAAGAAGCTTTAAAGGCACAGATATTTATCGCGCAGAAGATATTCCTCCAATTGATTATTTATTTATTTCACACGATCATTGGGACCATCTGGACCATAAAACAGTTGTTGCATTAAAACCAAAAATAAAAAAAATAATTACCGGACTTGGTACTGGGGCACATATAAAACATTGGGGCTTTTCAGAAGAAATCATTTATGAAAAAGATTGGAATGAAACACTTTTATTAGAAGATGGTTTTGAAATACAAACTTGTCCGGCGCGTCATTTTTCGGGAAGAGGATTTGTGCGCAACCGTGCCATTTGGTTGTCGTTTGTTTTAAAAACTCCGAAACGAAAACTATTTCTAGGAGGTGACTCGGGTTATGATACACATTTTAAAAGTATTGGAAAGCAGCATGGGCCCTTTGATTTAGCGATTTTAGAATGTGGCCAATACAATAAAAACTGGAAATACATTCACATGATGCCCGAAGAACTGTTGTTAGCTGCAGAAGAACTCAAGGCTCAAAAATTATTACCGGTGCATTGGGCAAAATTTGCATTGGCACAGCACGATTGGGATGAACCCATAATAAGGGTTAAAGCAGAAGCCATGCGACAAAATTTCCCGTTACTTCACCCTAGGATAGGCGAAATTATCAACTTCGATGAACCGCATCAAACATTTGACGAATGGTGGAAAAATATAACTTAA
- a CDS encoding carboxypeptidase-like regulatory domain-containing protein, protein MNQRISKIYPTLISTLLLLLLSFGTMAQKAWKLDVKGKVRDDATNELLRGAKVEITKGGAPFKTIYADNSGSFSFMLDPDNSYTITVSHNSYVSKIITISTENTPGDAEVKENFSASTNFGLFKRVPDVDFSVLDSPIGAVFFDPAENKFDYSVVDFDLKKKLEELKKAIEKQKADKEAQEKAEKEAALAKAAFTKDSLAKAEADAKKKALADAEEAKRKAAADAKAEADAKKKAIADAEEAKKKAAADAEAAKAEEKKKALADAEAAKAEAKKKAEQEALDKETAKKNAEQAELDKINAKKKAEQDELAAIAAKKKAEQDELASAAAKKKAEQEEITKSAEAKKQAELEEKKNALAKKKAEDEERRLAAEKAKPTTVIKNEAPVIKQAPAEKPIESAPPEVIQPENVRYDEFDFGTYHVNRTFITTGGIEIEYQKIKHQWGGIFFKRDGLDITDGTYRKEMRKYGLKAQ, encoded by the coding sequence ATGAATCAAAGAATTTCTAAAATATATCCCACCCTAATTTCAACCCTCTTGCTTTTACTTTTAAGTTTTGGCACCATGGCACAAAAGGCCTGGAAGCTGGATGTAAAAGGCAAAGTGCGTGACGATGCTACGAATGAACTTTTGAGGGGGGCAAAAGTAGAAATTACAAAAGGCGGAGCGCCGTTTAAGACTATCTATGCTGATAATAGCGGGAGTTTTTCATTTATGTTAGATCCTGACAATTCTTACACCATTACGGTTTCTCATAACAGTTATGTTTCAAAAATAATTACCATTTCAACCGAAAACACTCCGGGTGATGCGGAGGTTAAAGAAAATTTCTCTGCATCTACCAATTTTGGATTATTTAAACGTGTACCGGATGTGGATTTTTCGGTATTAGATAGTCCGATAGGTGCCGTTTTCTTTGACCCTGCTGAAAATAAATTTGATTATAGTGTGGTGGATTTTGACTTGAAAAAAAAGTTGGAAGAACTTAAAAAAGCGATTGAGAAACAAAAAGCGGATAAGGAAGCTCAAGAAAAAGCGGAGAAAGAAGCAGCGCTTGCTAAAGCAGCGTTTACAAAAGATTCATTAGCTAAGGCGGAGGCGGATGCTAAGAAAAAAGCGCTGGCAGATGCAGAAGAAGCTAAACGCAAAGCTGCAGCAGATGCGAAAGCGGAAGCAGATGCTAAGAAAAAAGCAATAGCAGATGCGGAAGAAGCAAAAAAGAAAGCTGCTGCAGATGCTGAAGCAGCTAAAGCCGAAGAAAAGAAAAAAGCATTAGCAGATGCGGAAGCTGCCAAAGCAGAAGCAAAGAAAAAGGCTGAACAGGAAGCGCTTGATAAAGAGACTGCAAAAAAGAATGCAGAGCAAGCTGAGTTGGATAAAATAAATGCTAAGAAAAAAGCGGAACAGGATGAACTTGCTGCCATTGCCGCAAAGAAGAAAGCCGAACAAGATGAACTAGCATCGGCTGCAGCAAAAAAGAAAGCAGAACAAGAAGAAATCACAAAATCTGCGGAAGCAAAAAAACAAGCCGAACTCGAAGAAAAGAAAAATGCGCTTGCTAAGAAAAAAGCAGAAGACGAAGAACGCCGACTTGCCGCCGAAAAAGCTAAACCAACAACTGTTATTAAAAACGAAGCTCCGGTAATTAAACAAGCACCTGCCGAAAAACCTATTGAAAGCGCGCCTCCTGAAGTGATTCAACCTGAAAATGTGCGTTATGATGAATTTGATTTTGGAACCTATCACGTAAATAGAACCTTTATCACCACTGGAGGTATTGAAATTGAATACCAAAAAATTAAACATCAATGGGGCGGAATATTTTTTAAACGCGATGGCTTAGATATTACCGATGGTACCTACCGAAAGGAAATGCGTAAATATGGGTTGAAGGCGCAGTAA